Below is a window of Halomicrobium mukohataei DSM 12286 DNA.
ACCGGCGCGTCGGACCGTCCGACCCGGCGAACGTCCTCGTCGAGATCCCTGCCACGGAACGCGTAGCCGTAGCGGTCCAGCGCGAGGTTCAGCCCAGCACTCGGACCGATCTCGACGAGCGCGATCTGGCCCTCAGTCTGGGCTGTGACGTGTGCGATCGCCGGATAGAGGACCGCACAGCGGCCCACCTCGTTCGTCTGTGTCCGACGGTCAGTGAGAAGCGGACGCAGTGCCCCCGCGTACGTCCGGCAGAAATCCCGCAGCGCCGGTCCGAGATCCCCGTCGGGCGGGCGCGGATCGTCGGTCACGCTGGAGTAGTAATTGGCCAGTGGATGGTCGACGCCGCGCCGGACCACACAGTGGACGGCGGCGAGAAAGACGTTCGCGACGGCTCGGTCCGCGGGAACCGTCTCGGCGAGCGTGAGGAGTTCGGGTTCGTCGGCGACAATTCGACAGAGCCGTTCGTACAGCGGCGAAGTGTCGGCAGTCCACTCGGCCAGGTCGAGGAACGGCTCTCGAAGGTCCGTCATACGGGTCGTTCCAGTGGGCCGGACAAGACAGTTGCCGTCGGGTGGGAACGAGCACCACAGCCGTCACTCCTCGCGGACGCGTGGCAGCGTGATCGTGACGGTCGTGCCGTCGTCGACGGTGACCGCGATGGTGCCATCGAGCCACTCGACGACCCACTTGACGACCCACAGCCCGAGGCCCGAACCGTGGTCGGTCGGCGTCTCGACGAACGACTCGGTGAGGACTCGCCGCTCTACGTCGGGCAAACCGGGGCCGTCGTCGTCGACCGTAATCGAGACCCTCTCGGGCGTCGTGGTCACGTCGATCGACACCGTCGGCTCCGCACAGTCGTGGATGATCGCGTTGCGGATCAGTTCGTCGGCGACGACGCTGACGAGGTCCCCGTCGGGGACGAGGGCGGTCTCGGAGGACGACTCCGTCGCGACGGTCGCGTCGGGGTACTCGGCCCGGAGGTCTGCGACCGTCTCCTCGACCAGCGGTCCGATCGGTCTGGGCGGGGACTCCGAGCGGTCCGTCCGGAGCGACGTCTCGACGATCCGTGCGTGATCGGCGAGCTTCAACAGCGACTCGCCGCGGCGTTTGATGAGAGTCGCGTCCTCGATCAGGCGCTCCTCTTCGGCAGACTCCTCGATGCGAGCGGCCGTCCCGGAGACGACCGTCATGGCGTTGCGGAGGTTGTGTCTGAGCACGCGGTTGAGCACCGTCACCTCGACGCGGCGACGCGCCAGGGTCTCGCTGAGCTCGTTGAAGTGTTTGGCGACGTTGGTCCACTCGGTCGGCCCCGACAGGGAGACCGTCGTGCCGTACTCGCCGGCCACCAGCGCGTTCAGCCCGCCCTGGAGACGCTCGAAGTTGGCGACGTACTCCCGATAGAGCCACCACCCGAACACCGACAGCGACGCGAGGACGAGCCCCAGCGTCCCGAGGCCAAGCAGCGTGATCGACTGGAGCTCCGACCGAACGGCGCTCTCGGTCCGTGTCGTCGACACGGTCCAGTCGGTCCGGTCGACGGTCGCGTTGGCGACGGCGACCGCACCCTCGTCGCCCGGCTGTGGGCCCCGCTGGTACAGCGTCGTGCCGTTGGCCGCGACGAGGACGCCGCTCGCGGTGCTTTGCTCCTGGCGGATCGGCGCGAGGAAGTCACCCCGACGAACGTGAAACGCCGCGTTGAACGTCCCGACGATCGACCCATCGGAGTGGATCGGGGCACTGATCGTGACGATCCGGTTGCCACTCTCCGCGGAGACCGGTTCGCTGACGTACGTCTCGCCGGCCATCGCCCGCTGGAAGTACTCCCGGTTGCCAAACTGCTGGCCGACGAGGGCGCGCGACTGAGCAGGCGCAGTTCCCTCGGAGTACAGCGCCGTCATCGTCCCGTTGGCGGCGATGACTGACGCGCCGCTAAAGGAGGTCGACAGGACGAACGACCGGACCGACTCCGCCTGTTCCTGTGAGTGGTGGTCGGCCAGCGCCGGGGTTTCGGTCCACAGACCGACCGTCT
It encodes the following:
- a CDS encoding DUF2332 domain-containing protein; this translates as MTDLREPFLDLAEWTADTSPLYERLCRIVADEPELLTLAETVPADRAVANVFLAAVHCVVRRGVDHPLANYYSSVTDDPRPPDGDLGPALRDFCRTYAGALRPLLTDRRTQTNEVGRCAVLYPAIAHVTAQTEGQIALVEIGPSAGLNLALDRYGYAFRGRDLDEDVRRVGRSDAPVTIRATVEEGTPPLPVDPPGVHSRVGVDLNPMDVTDEADVEWLGALTWPEHDQRRAALSDAVAVARRDPPRLIEGDAIDELPRILDTIPADVPVVVYSTLVLYQLPDEVRANLRDLIATRARERQLHWLTGSGAFDDPGDGLDLRWHRSVAGTLTTDRLARYHPHGQWIEWHADGDR
- a CDS encoding sensor histidine kinase, producing the protein MRLRRRFLVAFLVLTVVLSVLSLAGFTLYRDATIAQEEAALERVSETMASQLDVLLTEKGQTVGLWTETPALADHHSQEQAESVRSFVLSTSFSGASVIAANGTMTALYSEGTAPAQSRALVGQQFGNREYFQRAMAGETYVSEPVSAESGNRIVTISAPIHSDGSIVGTFNAAFHVRRGDFLAPIRQEQSTASGVLVAANGTTLYQRGPQPGDEGAVAVANATVDRTDWTVSTTRTESAVRSELQSITLLGLGTLGLVLASLSVFGWWLYREYVANFERLQGGLNALVAGEYGTTVSLSGPTEWTNVAKHFNELSETLARRRVEVTVLNRVLRHNLRNAMTVVSGTAARIEESAEEERLIEDATLIKRRGESLLKLADHARIVETSLRTDRSESPPRPIGPLVEETVADLRAEYPDATVATESSSETALVPDGDLVSVVADELIRNAIIHDCAEPTVSIDVTTTPERVSITVDDDGPGLPDVERRVLTESFVETPTDHGSGLGLWVVKWVVEWLDGTIAVTVDDGTTVTITLPRVREE